A part of Chryseobacterium shigense genomic DNA contains:
- a CDS encoding M3 family metallopeptidase, producing MKNISSVLLISALALNQSCTTMKKTDIQQEAPVTDPSLSSNPFMKKSKLQYEAPEFDKIKNEHFKPAFDFGLKQHDAEILKIANNPEAPTFENTIVALEKSGEVLKRATIVFSNLTSANTNPTLQALDEEYAPVFAAHSDKMYLNENLYKRIKAIKEDGLDAESKKLVQYYKQNFEIAGANLSAADKEKLKQINQELASLSTQYANKLLEARKQGGVFFSDAKELDGLSADEIEAAATDAKTAGQPGKYLLALQNTTQQPLLQNLKNRATREKLFKASWLRAEKGDGNDTRETIEKLAKLRLKKAQILGKKSFAEWKLQDQMAKTPEAATKLMNQIATPAVETARREAKDIQDLIDQQKGGFKVEPWDWNFYAEQVRKAKYDLDENQIKPYFEVTTVLEKGVFYAAEKFYGLTFKKRTDLPVYHPDVVTYEVFDHDGKSIAIYYLDFYTRDSKNGGAWMSNFVEQSYLLGTKPVIVNCYNYQKPAPGKPSLISYDDVSTMFHEFGHSIHGMFASQKYPSLSGTSVPRDFVEFPSQINEHWALDPVVLKNYAIHYETKQPIPQTLVEKIKKAATFNQGYMTTELVSAAALDMDWHTVTNESQLIPVLDFEKQSLSNHGFTLATVPPRYHTPYFAHIWGGGYSAGYYAYLWSETLDNDAWEWIKNNGGLTRENGDRFRKYILSVGNSVDLNQAFRDFTGHDPDIKPLLRNRGFIK from the coding sequence ATGAAAAATATTTCATCGGTATTGTTAATTTCTGCGCTGGCACTTAACCAATCTTGTACTACAATGAAGAAAACCGATATTCAACAGGAGGCTCCTGTTACCGATCCATCCTTATCTTCGAACCCTTTTATGAAGAAAAGCAAGCTTCAGTATGAGGCTCCGGAATTTGATAAAATTAAAAATGAACATTTCAAACCTGCTTTCGATTTCGGACTTAAACAGCACGATGCTGAGATTTTAAAAATCGCCAACAATCCGGAAGCTCCTACTTTTGAAAACACAATTGTTGCTTTGGAAAAAAGCGGCGAAGTTCTAAAAAGAGCCACTATTGTATTTTCCAATCTTACAAGTGCAAATACAAATCCTACCCTTCAGGCTTTGGATGAGGAATATGCTCCTGTTTTCGCAGCACATTCTGATAAAATGTACCTGAATGAAAATTTATACAAAAGAATCAAGGCCATCAAAGAAGACGGTTTAGATGCTGAAAGTAAAAAACTTGTACAATATTACAAACAGAATTTTGAAATTGCAGGGGCTAATCTTTCTGCTGCAGACAAAGAAAAACTTAAGCAGATCAACCAGGAACTTGCCTCACTTTCTACACAGTATGCCAACAAATTGCTTGAAGCGAGAAAACAGGGAGGTGTATTTTTCTCTGATGCAAAGGAACTGGACGGACTTTCCGCCGATGAAATCGAAGCTGCAGCAACTGATGCTAAAACCGCAGGACAACCGGGAAAATATCTTCTCGCCCTTCAAAATACAACTCAGCAACCTCTTCTTCAGAATTTGAAGAACAGGGCAACAAGAGAAAAACTGTTCAAAGCATCATGGCTGAGAGCTGAAAAAGGTGATGGAAACGATACCCGTGAAACGATTGAAAAATTAGCCAAATTAAGACTTAAAAAAGCTCAGATTCTTGGCAAGAAAAGCTTTGCCGAATGGAAACTTCAGGACCAGATGGCTAAAACGCCTGAAGCAGCAACCAAATTAATGAACCAGATTGCCACTCCTGCTGTAGAAACGGCAAGACGTGAAGCCAAAGATATCCAGGACCTCATCGACCAGCAGAAAGGAGGCTTCAAGGTAGAACCGTGGGACTGGAACTTCTATGCAGAACAGGTAAGAAAAGCCAAATATGACCTTGATGAAAACCAGATCAAACCATATTTTGAGGTGACTACTGTTCTGGAAAAAGGAGTTTTCTATGCCGCTGAAAAATTCTATGGGCTCACTTTCAAAAAGAGAACTGATCTTCCGGTTTATCACCCTGACGTGGTAACTTACGAGGTTTTTGACCACGACGGAAAATCTATTGCCATTTATTATCTGGATTTCTACACAAGAGATTCTAAAAACGGGGGTGCATGGATGAGCAACTTTGTAGAGCAGTCTTATCTTTTAGGAACAAAACCGGTAATCGTAAACTGCTATAATTACCAGAAACCGGCTCCGGGAAAACCTTCTCTGATCAGTTATGATGATGTTTCTACCATGTTCCATGAATTCGGGCATTCTATCCACGGAATGTTTGCAAGCCAAAAGTATCCTTCACTTTCAGGAACAAGCGTTCCGAGAGACTTTGTAGAATTCCCTTCTCAAATCAATGAACACTGGGCATTAGATCCTGTGGTTCTGAAAAATTATGCCATCCACTATGAAACAAAGCAGCCTATCCCTCAAACTTTAGTGGAAAAAATTAAAAAAGCAGCTACTTTCAATCAGGGATATATGACTACAGAACTTGTTTCTGCCGCCGCTCTCGATATGGACTGGCATACAGTGACGAATGAAAGCCAGCTGATCCCTGTCCTGGACTTCGAAAAACAATCATTATCCAATCATGGATTTACTTTAGCAACAGTACCGCCAAGATACCACACCCCTTATTTTGCCCACATCTGGGGCGGAGGATATTCTGCAGGGTATTATGCTTATTTATGGTCTGAAACCCTTGACAATGATGCATGGGAGTGGATCAAAAATAATGGAGGGCTTACAAGAGAAAATGGAGACCGTTTCAGAAAATATATTCTTTCTGTAGGAAATTCCGTAGATCTTAATCAGGCATTCAGAGATTTTACAGGACATGATCCGGATATCAAGCCTTTATTGAGAAACAGAGGTTTTATAAAATAA
- a CDS encoding head GIN domain-containing protein, translating to MKSTTLFIFSAFALITSCNENHNRRNNENNNSHSDWADKVIDKESGPVKEKTFNGDFDEIEVSQAISAEIIKSETEKVVISAPENIINEILVDNSGGKLHIHYKSGIRVMNNHHVKARIYTKDFTKLIANSAASISIKDKFTQDKMGIEISSASSVSGDLEANDFDISADSSSSFSGKVWAVDLDVDASSAASIDISGKTKNADITSSSAASISAKEVVADNVKAEASSGASVQISAAWSVNAEASSGGSVDISKRGELKNVTKQESSGGSVSIQ from the coding sequence ATGAAATCAACAACCCTTTTTATATTTTCAGCCTTCGCACTGATAACCTCATGCAATGAAAATCATAATAGAAGAAACAACGAGAATAATAACAGTCATAGCGACTGGGCAGATAAAGTAATTGACAAAGAAAGCGGCCCGGTAAAAGAGAAAACCTTTAATGGAGATTTTGATGAAATTGAAGTTTCCCAGGCTATAAGTGCTGAAATAATTAAATCTGAAACTGAAAAAGTGGTCATTTCTGCACCGGAAAACATTATCAATGAAATTCTTGTGGACAATAGCGGAGGAAAACTTCATATCCATTATAAAAGTGGGATCAGGGTTATGAATAATCATCATGTGAAGGCCCGGATCTATACCAAAGATTTCACAAAACTTATTGCCAATTCTGCGGCGAGCATCAGTATCAAAGATAAATTTACACAGGATAAGATGGGTATTGAAATATCGAGTGCTTCAAGTGTTTCCGGGGATCTGGAAGCGAACGATTTTGATATTTCGGCGGACAGCAGCAGCAGTTTCAGCGGAAAAGTATGGGCCGTAGATCTTGATGTTGATGCTTCTTCTGCAGCCAGTATTGATATTTCCGGAAAAACGAAGAATGCAGACATCACTTCTTCATCTGCTGCCAGTATTTCTGCAAAAGAAGTTGTTGCAGATAACGTAAAGGCTGAAGCTTCCAGTGGTGCAAGTGTTCAGATCAGTGCTGCATGGTCAGTTAATGCAGAAGCTTCGTCCGGAGGAAGTGTAGATATTTCTAAAAGAGGAGAGCTTAAAAATGTAACCAAGCAGGAAAGCAGCGGTGGAAGTGTAAGTATTCAATAA
- a CDS encoding monovalent cation:proton antiporter-2 (CPA2) family protein — protein MESSLAMNTLIFLGVAIIMVPLARKLGLSSVIGYILGGIIIGPYVLRLTGKDVNDIMHASEFGVIMLLFLVGLELEPRKFWEMRKKIVGLGLTQMLLSISLLFLVFIIAGWRIDKAIAIAMCFALSSTAIVLQTLQEKNNFKTMAGEASFSTLLFQDIAVIPILAILPVIANYKASHHNNDIQILIQKLPQWLQAGTVILGVAILILLGRYVFVPFLRYVSKSGMTELLTASSLFLVIGVSELMVAIGLSPALGAFLAGVMLANSEFRHELEAQINPFKGLLLAVFFVSVGSTINFNIIQQDPLFIFSTVFAVLAVKFVVLYAIGKFFRIDTPQSLFYAFALSQVGEFAFVLINYASDLYLLSPELNAQMMAVTAITMCITPILLIINDKFITPKFIQEIPDSDNDFSILDNTISQKKIIIVGFGHFGSTVGRLLKANKISATVLDRDSDRVKLLRSYGFKVYYGDATRIPILRAAGIEDAEILVLCLDDSDDNKFIADLVREHYPKVRIFVRAKNRIDAYNYLNNGIENIYRETLGTAVDMAVDVLHETGMRKYAARRLGQRFMAIDKASIRRLAKAKEDDEILLFTTKEILQREEELLAYDNLNFDNRNWEGSSSVDEENDEETSH, from the coding sequence ATGGAGTCCAGTTTAGCGATGAATACGTTAATTTTCTTAGGTGTGGCCATTATTATGGTTCCGCTGGCCAGAAAATTGGGACTAAGTTCTGTAATCGGGTATATTCTGGGAGGCATCATTATTGGCCCATATGTTCTGAGGCTTACCGGAAAAGATGTTAACGACATTATGCATGCCAGTGAATTTGGGGTGATTATGCTTCTTTTCTTAGTAGGGCTGGAACTTGAACCCAGAAAATTCTGGGAAATGCGGAAGAAGATCGTGGGTCTTGGTCTTACACAGATGCTCCTTTCTATTTCACTTCTCTTCCTGGTTTTCATCATTGCCGGGTGGAGAATTGATAAAGCCATTGCTATTGCGATGTGCTTTGCACTTTCTTCTACTGCCATTGTGCTCCAAACGCTTCAGGAAAAAAATAATTTTAAAACTATGGCCGGAGAAGCTTCCTTCTCTACTCTTCTGTTTCAGGATATTGCCGTGATTCCTATTCTGGCCATTCTTCCGGTCATTGCCAACTATAAAGCAAGCCATCATAATAATGATATACAGATACTGATCCAGAAACTTCCACAATGGCTGCAGGCGGGTACGGTGATTTTAGGGGTAGCCATCCTGATTCTTTTGGGAAGATATGTGTTTGTTCCTTTTTTAAGATACGTTTCAAAGTCAGGCATGACGGAATTGCTTACAGCTTCCTCATTATTTTTAGTGATTGGAGTTTCTGAACTGATGGTAGCTATAGGACTTTCGCCCGCGCTGGGAGCTTTCCTTGCGGGGGTAATGCTTGCTAACAGTGAATTCCGGCATGAGCTGGAAGCGCAGATCAATCCGTTTAAAGGATTATTATTAGCGGTATTTTTTGTAAGCGTAGGCTCTACAATCAATTTTAATATTATTCAGCAGGATCCTCTGTTTATTTTTTCTACTGTTTTTGCAGTATTAGCTGTTAAATTTGTTGTTCTGTATGCTATCGGAAAGTTCTTCAGGATTGATACTCCGCAGAGTTTGTTTTATGCATTTGCCCTTTCCCAGGTTGGAGAGTTTGCATTTGTTTTGATCAACTATGCATCGGATCTTTATCTTCTGAGTCCGGAACTCAACGCGCAGATGATGGCTGTTACGGCAATTACAATGTGTATTACACCTATTCTTCTGATCATCAATGACAAGTTCATTACGCCCAAGTTTATTCAAGAAATCCCTGATTCAGATAATGATTTCAGTATTCTAGACAATACTATAAGCCAGAAAAAGATCATTATTGTTGGTTTCGGACATTTTGGGAGTACGGTAGGACGTCTTTTAAAGGCAAACAAAATTTCGGCAACGGTTCTGGACCGGGATTCTGATCGTGTAAAACTGTTGAGAAGCTATGGTTTTAAAGTATATTACGGAGATGCTACAAGAATTCCCATTTTAAGGGCTGCAGGAATTGAAGACGCAGAAATTCTGGTGCTCTGTCTTGATGATTCAGACGATAATAAATTTATTGCCGACCTGGTAAGAGAGCATTATCCGAAAGTACGGATTTTCGTAAGAGCTAAAAACAGGATTGATGCTTACAATTACCTCAACAACGGTATTGAAAATATTTACCGCGAAACATTAGGAACTGCCGTAGATATGGCTGTAGATGTCCTTCATGAAACCGGAATGAGAAAATATGCGGCAAGGCGCCTGGGACAAAGGTTTATGGCTATAGATAAAGCATCGATCAGAAGGCTGGCTAAGGCGAAAGAAGATGATGAGATACTTCTGTTTACTACAAAAGAAATCCTCCAGCGAGAGGAGGAATTGTTAGCCTATGACAATCTTAATTTTGATAACAGGAATTGGGAAGGATCCTCATCAGTGGATGAAGAAAATGATGAGGAAACTTCACATTAG
- a CDS encoding NAD(P)H-dependent oxidoreductase, with translation MKKTLVVFAHPYLEHSNSNVELMNFYVRHQHYTLRDLYEEYPDFHIAAFRERKRLKNYDRFIFQFPLIWFGIPPLLRLWIDEVFDRDWLKEGESNPLEGKEVYILITTGGKERSFNKNGTYQYTVEELISGLIVSLQVFKANIKHIKIVYEANKLSKKDIILHKKEFTELLNQ, from the coding sequence ATGAAGAAGACGCTGGTAGTTTTTGCACATCCTTATTTAGAGCACTCAAACTCAAATGTGGAGCTCATGAATTTCTATGTCCGCCACCAGCATTATACCCTCAGGGATCTTTACGAAGAATATCCCGATTTTCACATTGCCGCCTTCAGGGAAAGAAAAAGATTAAAAAACTACGACCGTTTTATTTTCCAGTTCCCATTAATATGGTTTGGAATACCACCATTGCTAAGATTATGGATTGACGAAGTCTTCGATAGAGACTGGCTGAAGGAAGGGGAAAGCAACCCATTAGAAGGAAAGGAGGTCTATATCCTCATAACAACAGGTGGAAAAGAAAGATCATTTAATAAAAACGGAACTTATCAATATACTGTAGAGGAACTGATCAGTGGACTTATTGTTTCTTTACAGGTTTTTAAAGCTAATATCAAACACATTAAAATCGTTTACGAAGCCAATAAACTAAGCAAAAAAGACATTATTTTACATAAGAAAGAATTTACAGAACTACTCAATCAATAA
- a CDS encoding TPM domain-containing protein has translation MKLRSLKIVFSFILLCFYTFVSAQYTIPQKPAVLYPVFDQAGLLTQQEKDELNNKLIKFADSTSTEIEVIIIPSTKGEDVNFLATMFGEQWKIGKKGVDNGVVFLIATEDHTMSIQQGRAVEQYLTASVSGQILDYIVTPNFRQGQWYEGINRGTSAIMEAVQGKFKPVEDTAPSGNGSAFKILIIAFVIFILLAIIFGNRGGGRGGGNNDDDDVIITRRGRRNYPGGFFPFPGSFGGGGFGGGSSGGGGGFGGFGGGGSFGGGGASGGW, from the coding sequence ATGAAATTACGTTCTCTTAAAATAGTATTTTCATTTATACTTCTCTGCTTTTACACTTTTGTATCTGCACAGTACACTATTCCGCAAAAACCGGCGGTCCTGTACCCTGTGTTTGATCAGGCAGGGCTGCTCACCCAACAGGAAAAAGATGAACTGAACAATAAGCTCATCAAATTTGCGGACTCTACTTCCACAGAAATTGAGGTAATTATTATTCCTTCTACAAAAGGGGAAGACGTTAATTTCCTGGCAACCATGTTCGGTGAACAATGGAAAATCGGAAAAAAAGGAGTTGACAATGGTGTTGTTTTCCTGATTGCTACAGAAGACCATACAATGTCTATCCAACAGGGAAGAGCTGTTGAACAGTATCTCACGGCTTCTGTTTCAGGACAGATTCTTGATTATATTGTTACTCCCAATTTCAGGCAGGGGCAATGGTATGAAGGGATCAATCGTGGTACCTCAGCAATTATGGAGGCTGTTCAGGGAAAATTCAAACCTGTAGAAGATACAGCACCTTCCGGTAATGGAAGTGCGTTTAAAATCCTGATCATTGCTTTTGTTATCTTCATTCTGCTGGCCATTATTTTTGGTAACAGAGGCGGAGGACGTGGCGGCGGCAATAATGATGACGATGATGTGATCATCACCAGAAGAGGACGCAGAAATTATCCCGGTGGATTCTTTCCATTCCCGGGCAGCTTCGGAGGAGGCGGTTTTGGTGGCGGAAGTTCCGGTGGTGGCGGAGGATTTGGCGGTTTCGGTGGTGGAGGCAGCTTTGGAGGCGGTGGTGCTTCCGGAGGATGGTAA
- a CDS encoding TPM domain-containing protein, producing MNRFLTNQQIDSLVETIQSAEQHSTGEIRVHIDSNTEAENAQTAFEVFKELCMNKTADRNAVLFHVNFEQKYLTIIGDIGIHEKVHQSYWDHLHDYIAAEFAKGNYYKALKSGILETGLELKKYFPVEGENPNQLSNEITFS from the coding sequence ATGAACCGTTTTCTGACAAATCAGCAAATTGATTCCCTTGTGGAAACCATACAGTCGGCAGAACAACATTCTACAGGCGAGATCCGGGTACATATTGACTCGAACACAGAAGCTGAAAACGCACAAACTGCATTTGAAGTTTTCAAGGAACTCTGCATGAATAAAACTGCCGACAGGAATGCTGTGCTTTTCCATGTGAATTTCGAACAGAAATATCTCACCATTATCGGCGATATCGGGATTCACGAGAAAGTACACCAGTCGTATTGGGATCACCTGCACGACTACATCGCTGCTGAATTTGCCAAAGGAAACTATTATAAAGCCTTAAAAAGCGGCATTCTGGAAACCGGCCTTGAATTAAAAAAATATTTTCCTGTTGAAGGAGAAAATCCCAACCAGCTCTCCAATGAAATTACGTTCTCTTAA
- a CDS encoding LemA family protein, which translates to MKNKGCLSAGTIGIALLIIVGVIFFWGKNGYNNFVSKEQNVNSKWSNIETVYQKRANLIPNLENTVKSYSKFEQETLTKVVEARSKATSINIDPTNMTEADLAKFQAAQGELSGALSRLMAVVESYPNLKADQQYINFQREYTAIENSIRTETVYYNDAAKDYNTTIKTFPNNILANFTNFKEKPFFKAEAGAEKAPEVFK; encoded by the coding sequence ATGAAAAATAAAGGCTGCCTAAGTGCAGGAACTATCGGTATTGCTCTGCTTATTATTGTAGGTGTAATATTCTTCTGGGGGAAAAACGGGTATAACAATTTTGTTTCGAAAGAACAGAACGTCAACTCCAAATGGTCTAATATAGAAACTGTTTATCAGAAAAGGGCCAATCTTATTCCTAATCTTGAAAATACGGTTAAATCGTATTCAAAGTTTGAACAGGAAACATTGACAAAAGTTGTTGAAGCACGCTCTAAAGCTACTTCTATCAACATTGACCCAACGAATATGACGGAAGCTGATCTGGCTAAATTCCAGGCTGCACAGGGTGAATTATCCGGAGCGTTAAGCAGGTTAATGGCTGTAGTGGAATCTTATCCGAACCTGAAAGCTGACCAGCAGTATATCAACTTCCAGAGAGAGTATACAGCAATTGAAAACAGCATCAGAACCGAAACGGTTTATTATAACGATGCTGCCAAAGATTATAATACAACGATCAAGACCTTCCCGAATAATATTCTGGCCAATTTTACCAACTTTAAAGAAAAACCTTTCTTCAAAGCTGAAGCCGGTGCTGAAAAAGCTCCAGAAGTATTTAAATAA
- a CDS encoding dihydrofolate reductase has product MTTIVVAMGEKNGIGFENKLLWHLPKDLKHFKDITSGHPVIMGRKTYESIGKPLPNRTNIVISRKKDWFEEGILIVGSIKEAVKFAKKIDENVFIIGGGNIYEQTMEIVDKLEVTLVKADLEADTFFPKIDLKIWKKTEETCHEKDEKNQYDFCFQTFERIENK; this is encoded by the coding sequence ATGACAACAATAGTGGTGGCAATGGGAGAGAAGAACGGGATTGGTTTTGAAAATAAACTGCTGTGGCATCTTCCTAAAGACCTGAAACACTTTAAAGATATTACTTCCGGACATCCGGTAATTATGGGAAGAAAAACCTATGAAAGTATAGGAAAACCACTGCCTAACCGTACCAATATTGTTATTTCCAGGAAAAAAGACTGGTTTGAAGAAGGAATTCTGATTGTAGGAAGCATTAAGGAAGCGGTGAAGTTTGCTAAAAAAATTGATGAAAATGTATTCATTATCGGGGGTGGAAATATTTATGAACAGACCATGGAAATTGTTGATAAACTTGAAGTTACTCTGGTGAAAGCTGATCTTGAGGCAGATACATTCTTTCCGAAGATTGATTTGAAAATCTGGAAAAAAACGGAAGAAACCTGCCATGAAAAAGATGAAAAAAATCAATACGATTTTTGTTTTCAGACATTTGAGAGGATTGAGAATAAATAG
- a CDS encoding DUF2892 domain-containing protein, with protein sequence MNKYIKIVIAAVLILSGLYMMIFTRSLGWGVVVFLLAALPILLFFKNEYILLAFWQLRKQNMEKAAEWLKGITNYQSQLHKSQYGYFHYLLGLTQAQEHPAKVEPLMKKALEYGLNMKHDRAMATLNLAAAAISKGRKQEGQKLLEEAKRLDSAGMMTDQIKMMKDQLKMPSMQKHMHNPNMRQRGKFF encoded by the coding sequence ATGAATAAGTACATAAAAATTGTAATTGCAGCAGTTCTTATCCTTTCAGGGCTTTATATGATGATTTTCACAAGAAGCCTGGGCTGGGGAGTCGTGGTTTTCCTTCTTGCGGCACTGCCTATTTTACTGTTCTTCAAAAATGAATATATCCTTCTTGCCTTCTGGCAGTTGAGAAAGCAGAATATGGAAAAAGCAGCGGAATGGCTGAAAGGAATTACGAATTACCAGTCGCAGCTGCATAAATCCCAGTATGGATATTTCCATTATCTGCTGGGGTTAACACAGGCTCAGGAACATCCTGCAAAAGTGGAGCCTTTAATGAAAAAAGCTTTGGAATACGGATTGAATATGAAGCACGACAGAGCAATGGCCACACTGAACCTTGCAGCAGCAGCCATTTCCAAAGGAAGAAAACAGGAAGGGCAGAAACTTCTTGAAGAGGCAAAAAGACTGGACAGTGCAGGAATGATGACAGACCAGATCAAAATGATGAAAGATCAGCTGAAAATGCCTTCCATGCAGAAACACATGCACAATCCGAATATGAGACAGAGAGGAAAATTCTTCTAA
- a CDS encoding trimeric intracellular cation channel family protein yields MHEQFNFAIEVLGTVSFAMSGSFAAMQKRLDPFGVLIIAFVTSVGGGTVRDLLLDIPVFWMHDLLTCALILGTSIFAMIFKSIEKNFKVTLFIFDSFGLGLFTIIGVQKGLNANIHPLICVALGTITGCFGGIIRDILLNRIPLIFRKEIYATACIVGGSAFLLMTKFIPLSYTFIQIFTILLIVAIRTLAVKYQWQMPKFYGYDQNSEM; encoded by the coding sequence ATGCACGAACAGTTCAATTTTGCTATAGAAGTACTCGGAACCGTTTCCTTTGCGATGTCGGGGAGTTTTGCAGCAATGCAGAAACGTCTTGATCCGTTCGGGGTACTTATTATTGCTTTCGTTACTTCTGTAGGCGGAGGAACTGTAAGGGATCTTCTATTGGACATTCCTGTATTCTGGATGCACGATCTGCTAACCTGTGCATTAATTCTGGGAACAAGCATATTTGCGATGATTTTTAAATCTATCGAAAAGAATTTCAAGGTAACCCTGTTTATTTTTGACAGCTTCGGGCTTGGATTATTTACCATTATCGGAGTTCAGAAAGGCCTGAATGCCAATATCCATCCACTGATCTGTGTAGCACTGGGTACGATCACCGGATGTTTCGGAGGAATCATACGGGATATTCTCCTGAACCGGATTCCCCTGATTTTCAGGAAAGAAATTTATGCTACGGCATGTATTGTCGGAGGTTCTGCATTTCTTCTGATGACGAAATTCATTCCGCTTTCCTATACATTTATACAGATCTTTACCATTTTACTGATTGTTGCTATCAGAACCCTGGCTGTAAAATATCAATGGCAGATGCCTAAATTCTACGGCTATGATCAAAATTCCGAGATGTAA
- a CDS encoding four helix bundle protein has product MDYNQVFRERTKNFSILIIRSLSSLPYSDDISIIRKQIIRSATSVAANYRAVSRARSEKEKFAKICIVVEEIDETQLWLEIIEELNYLSSEKMVFLKSECEELVKVMTKYKFRLSQL; this is encoded by the coding sequence ATGGATTACAACCAGGTTTTTCGGGAAAGAACTAAGAACTTTTCCATCCTTATAATTAGGTCATTATCTTCATTACCTTATTCTGATGATATTTCCATCATCAGAAAACAAATCATAAGATCCGCTACATCAGTTGCAGCCAATTACAGAGCTGTTTCAAGAGCAAGATCAGAAAAAGAAAAATTTGCAAAAATCTGTATTGTTGTAGAAGAAATTGATGAAACTCAACTTTGGCTCGAAATCATTGAAGAACTAAATTACCTAAGTTCTGAAAAAATGGTATTTTTAAAATCAGAATGTGAAGAGCTCGTAAAGGTTATGACCAAATATAAATTTAGATTATCCCAACTTTAA
- the coaD gene encoding pantetheine-phosphate adenylyltransferase, whose translation MKIAVFPGSFDPITLGHYDIIERAAPLFDKLIIAIGQNSQKKYMFPLEKRMEFIQNSVAEFPNVEVDYFEGLTVDYCFEKNAQYIIRGLRNPADFEFEKAIAHTNRTLAHKKLETVFLLTSSGKSFISSSIVREIINHGGEYELLVPDSVRVER comes from the coding sequence ATGAAAATTGCTGTTTTCCCCGGATCTTTTGATCCTATTACCTTGGGACATTATGATATTATAGAAAGAGCGGCACCGCTTTTCGACAAACTGATTATCGCAATTGGGCAGAATTCCCAGAAAAAGTACATGTTTCCTCTGGAAAAAAGAATGGAATTCATTCAAAACTCCGTCGCCGAATTCCCCAATGTGGAAGTTGACTATTTTGAAGGATTAACGGTAGATTACTGCTTTGAAAAAAATGCACAGTACATCATCAGAGGATTAAGAAATCCTGCCGATTTTGAATTCGAAAAAGCCATTGCCCATACCAACCGGACTCTGGCCCATAAGAAGCTGGAAACAGTATTCCTGTTAACCTCATCCGGAAAGTCTTTCATCAGCAGCAGCATTGTAAGAGAGATCATCAATCACGGAGGAGAATATGAACTGCTGGTACCAGACTCCGTAAGAGTAGAACGATAA